In a genomic window of Dyadobacter fermentans DSM 18053:
- a CDS encoding response regulator, protein MSPLSPLRILLADDDDDDTFLFREALAQVQLATELSVAGNGVELIRILKDTSAKPDIIFLDMNMPVKNGLECLEEIRSTAGYEQIPVVILSTSVAQYLWESAYRNGANLYIQKPTSFNGLIEILKKCLLKQAEPAEPEGLEQFLIIN, encoded by the coding sequence ATGAGCCCTCTTAGCCCCCTGCGGATCTTGCTGGCCGACGACGATGATGATGACACCTTCCTTTTCCGGGAAGCTTTGGCCCAAGTGCAGCTGGCAACGGAGCTATCGGTTGCCGGAAACGGCGTGGAGCTGATCCGGATTCTGAAAGACACGAGCGCCAAGCCGGACATTATATTTCTGGACATGAATATGCCCGTCAAGAACGGTCTCGAATGCCTCGAAGAGATCAGAAGTACGGCCGGGTACGAACAGATCCCGGTGGTGATACTTTCCACTTCCGTTGCACAATACCTCTGGGAGTCGGCCTACCGGAACGGCGCCAACCTGTATATCCAGAAACCAACCAGCTTCAACGGCCTGATAGAAATCCTGAAAAAGTGCCTGCTCAAACAGGCCGAACCGGCCGAGCCCGAGGGGTTGGAACAATTTTTGATAATCAATTAA
- a CDS encoding DUF4142 domain-containing protein, translating to MKKIKLSIMLIAAVMSFAACNSQKTEDTTEVAEEQNEAKLDTTDLEDDAEFAVAAADGGMMEVQLGELAQKNAASAEVKKFGETMMTDHSKASEELKTLAAQKNITLPAMLSNEKQKKYDDLAKKKGAEFDKAYMSFMVDDHKEDISEFEEAAKEAKDPDVKAWAQGKVPTLKHHLEMAEALHKKTK from the coding sequence ATGAAAAAGATCAAATTAAGCATCATGCTGATCGCCGCAGTAATGTCGTTCGCGGCATGTAACAGTCAGAAAACGGAAGACACCACCGAAGTGGCCGAAGAGCAAAACGAAGCGAAACTCGACACCACCGATCTGGAAGACGACGCCGAGTTTGCCGTAGCGGCCGCCGATGGCGGAATGATGGAAGTGCAGCTGGGCGAACTGGCCCAGAAAAATGCCGCCAGCGCCGAAGTCAAAAAGTTTGGTGAAACCATGATGACCGATCATTCCAAGGCTTCCGAGGAGCTGAAAACGCTCGCGGCCCAGAAGAACATTACACTGCCGGCCATGCTGAGCAATGAGAAGCAGAAGAAATACGATGATCTCGCCAAGAAGAAAGGAGCTGAGTTTGACAAAGCTTATATGTCGTTTATGGTAGACGACCATAAGGAAGATATCAGCGAGTTTGAGGAAGCTGCCAAGGAAGCCAAGGACCCGGACGTGAAGGCCTGGGCGCAGGGCAAGGTCCCGACTTTGAAACACCACCTGGAAATGGCGGAAGCATTGCACAAAAAGACCAAATAG
- a CDS encoding ATP-binding protein has product MNIKDIVNRDIVNLTNCESEPIHIPGSIQPHGFLLGIKKGDFRIEFCSANTADFIGAGPEKLLGKYIAKVFPEEQASLFASYANEEVIDPAKPFVFILHGTSFNTTVHQSGDNVIMELEPFPDGTLQLPNLYTQTRNFVSIMEKSTGLLDLCQEVADETRSITGYDRVMIYRFDEQYNGEVIAESRREDLVSFANQKYPHTDIPVQARELYIRNPLRVIADINYQPVPLLTIDDSSAKGNHSLDLSLSILRSVSPIHIEYLKNMGVGATLTISLLQNQKLWGLITCHHYAPKILPHYTRLSALLQGHFLTSQISVREVAEEYKIGEEVDKALVESLTILHQTENFMEACYESASLLKLANATGAAIYYDGKLYTNGLVPPDADLLALFSFLSNAYPNQSVETDNLIDIYPAARDISKYAAGVVFHSMISGGNDGILWLRQEKVETIKWAGNPDKAVLKNEDGNRLSPRKSFELWAEIVKDKSMPWRKSEINAASSFSYALQKHINYRVIRAQEDQNRALNEELKLANKELSNLNWISTHDLKEPLRKIQIFASKVLDREDPDLSMQVKDSVERMRFAAEKMQVLIEDILTYSKAGNMEKVFVRTDLNEVLTHVLSELEENIEEKGASVQADNLPAIEIIPFQVHQLFINLVSNAIKFVKIDRKPEIRITTSIVAGENVPDGKGTRGQQYHAIAFHDNGIGFEKEYEHRIFDIFQRLHPAHKYPGTGIGLAICKKIMENHRGFIDATSVFGEGSVFTIYFPAK; this is encoded by the coding sequence ATGAACATTAAGGACATTGTGAATCGCGACATTGTCAACCTGACAAATTGCGAAAGTGAACCCATCCATATACCAGGCAGTATCCAACCCCACGGCTTTTTGCTGGGGATTAAAAAAGGAGATTTCAGAATTGAGTTCTGCAGTGCCAACACTGCAGACTTTATAGGCGCAGGCCCCGAGAAACTGCTCGGCAAATACATTGCAAAAGTCTTCCCCGAGGAACAAGCATCACTCTTCGCGTCATATGCTAATGAGGAAGTGATCGACCCGGCCAAACCGTTCGTATTCATACTGCACGGCACCTCGTTTAACACCACCGTGCACCAGAGCGGCGATAATGTGATCATGGAACTCGAGCCGTTCCCGGACGGCACGCTGCAATTGCCTAACCTGTACACACAAACCCGGAACTTCGTGTCGATCATGGAGAAGTCTACCGGCTTGCTGGACCTCTGCCAGGAGGTTGCGGACGAAACGCGCAGCATTACCGGCTATGATCGTGTGATGATCTATCGCTTCGACGAACAATACAATGGGGAAGTGATCGCCGAAAGCCGGCGTGAAGACCTTGTGTCGTTTGCGAACCAAAAATACCCGCATACCGACATTCCCGTTCAGGCGCGCGAGCTGTATATCCGCAACCCGCTGCGCGTGATCGCCGACATTAATTACCAACCGGTGCCGCTGCTGACGATTGACGATTCGTCCGCCAAAGGCAACCATTCGCTCGACCTCAGCCTGTCTATTCTCCGAAGCGTATCGCCGATCCATATTGAATATCTCAAAAATATGGGTGTGGGCGCAACGCTGACGATCTCGCTGCTGCAAAATCAGAAACTGTGGGGGCTGATCACGTGCCATCATTATGCACCGAAGATATTGCCGCACTATACACGCCTTTCCGCATTGCTGCAAGGGCATTTCCTCACTTCCCAGATCTCGGTGCGCGAAGTGGCCGAGGAGTACAAGATAGGCGAGGAAGTGGATAAAGCCCTGGTAGAATCGCTTACCATTCTCCACCAAACGGAGAACTTCATGGAAGCCTGCTACGAATCCGCGTCGTTGCTGAAACTCGCCAATGCCACCGGCGCTGCCATTTATTATGATGGCAAACTGTACACCAACGGGCTCGTCCCACCGGATGCCGACTTGCTCGCATTGTTTTCGTTCCTGTCGAATGCCTACCCGAACCAGAGTGTTGAGACCGACAATCTGATCGACATTTATCCGGCGGCCAGGGATATTTCCAAATATGCGGCCGGCGTCGTATTCCATTCGATGATTTCCGGTGGAAACGACGGGATATTGTGGCTGCGGCAAGAAAAAGTGGAGACCATCAAATGGGCAGGAAACCCCGACAAAGCGGTTTTGAAGAATGAAGACGGCAACCGGCTTTCGCCGCGCAAGTCTTTTGAGCTCTGGGCGGAAATTGTGAAGGACAAGAGCATGCCTTGGCGGAAATCGGAGATCAATGCCGCTTCCAGCTTCTCGTATGCATTGCAGAAGCACATCAATTACCGCGTGATCCGGGCGCAGGAAGATCAGAACAGGGCGCTCAACGAGGAGTTGAAGCTTGCCAACAAGGAGCTATCCAACCTCAACTGGATTTCCACGCACGATTTGAAAGAACCGCTGCGCAAAATCCAGATTTTCGCATCCAAGGTGCTCGACCGTGAAGACCCGGACCTATCCATGCAAGTGAAGGATTCGGTGGAGAGAATGCGCTTCGCAGCTGAAAAAATGCAGGTGCTGATCGAGGACATCCTCACCTATTCGAAGGCCGGCAATATGGAGAAGGTGTTCGTCCGCACCGACCTGAACGAAGTGCTTACTCATGTACTAAGCGAACTGGAAGAAAACATCGAGGAAAAGGGCGCTTCGGTACAGGCCGACAACCTCCCGGCGATCGAGATCATTCCGTTCCAGGTGCACCAGCTGTTTATCAACCTGGTTAGCAATGCCATTAAATTTGTAAAAATCGACCGAAAGCCGGAAATCAGGATCACAACTAGCATTGTCGCCGGCGAAAACGTGCCCGACGGCAAAGGAACGAGGGGACAGCAGTACCATGCCATTGCGTTCCACGACAACGGGATCGGTTTCGAAAAAGAATATGAGCACCGGATTTTTGACATTTTCCAACGCCTTCACCCGGCCCACAAATATCCGGGAACAGGTATAGGGCTGGCCATTTGTAAGAAGATCATGGAAAATCACCGCGGATTCATCGACGCCACGTCGGTGTTTGGCGAAGGCTCCGTTTTCACCATCTATTTTCCCGCCAAATAG
- a CDS encoding sulfatase family protein, with amino-acid sequence MFAILTRSVKSTLSAISGLLALVLSVAPAIAQTPSRPNIIFIFSDDHAYQGIGAYGNKIVKTPNIDRIAREGALLTNNIVTNSICGPSRATLLTGKYSHLNGYKRNDRTRFDTSQTLLSETLRKNGYQTAWIGKMHLNSLPAGFDYWNVLPDQGHYYNPDFIGQPNDTTRYTGYVSDLITQFATGWLEKREDSKPFFLIVGHKATHREWLPDLQDLGAYDDVNFPLPSTFYDDYKGRKAAAEQDMTIDKTMRMKYDLKVGVDYEKDFLYKRLNAEQKKVFKAYYDKVSKEVTDKNLTGKALVEWKFQRYLRDYFSTANSLDRNIGKLLDYLDKSGLSKNTVVIYASDQGFYLGEHGWFDKRFIYEESLKTPFVIRYPGVIKPGTKVDNLVANIDWAPTVLNIAGVSTPTDMQGKSFFPLLKANNLAQVPWRKEAYYHYYEFPEPHHVYPHFGLRTSRYKLAYFYGGVDSWELYDLQKDPKEVSNIYGTKGTEKLTADLKGKLKALMNEYKDDEALRILAAAKP; translated from the coding sequence ATGTTTGCTATTCTAACCCGTTCCGTTAAGTCAACGTTATCCGCCATTTCAGGTCTGCTGGCGCTGGTTCTGTCGGTCGCCCCGGCGATTGCGCAAACCCCCTCGCGGCCGAACATTATTTTTATCTTCTCCGACGACCACGCCTACCAGGGCATTGGCGCTTATGGGAACAAAATCGTGAAAACGCCCAATATCGACCGCATTGCCCGCGAAGGCGCGTTGCTCACCAACAACATCGTTACCAACTCGATATGCGGGCCGAGCCGTGCCACGCTGCTCACCGGCAAATACAGCCATTTGAATGGCTACAAACGCAACGACCGCACGCGGTTCGATACCAGCCAGACGCTGCTTTCCGAGACATTGCGCAAAAATGGCTACCAAACGGCGTGGATCGGCAAAATGCATTTGAACAGCCTGCCGGCAGGTTTCGATTACTGGAATGTACTGCCCGACCAGGGACATTATTATAACCCCGATTTCATCGGCCAGCCCAACGACACAACCCGGTACACCGGCTACGTGTCCGACCTCATCACGCAGTTCGCCACCGGCTGGCTCGAAAAGCGCGAAGACAGCAAGCCGTTCTTCCTGATTGTGGGCCACAAAGCCACACACCGCGAATGGCTGCCCGATTTGCAGGACCTTGGCGCGTACGATGACGTGAATTTCCCGCTGCCATCGACATTCTACGACGATTATAAAGGAAGAAAAGCCGCCGCCGAACAGGATATGACCATCGACAAAACGATGCGCATGAAGTACGACCTCAAGGTGGGTGTGGATTATGAGAAAGATTTCCTCTACAAACGCCTGAATGCTGAACAGAAGAAGGTGTTCAAAGCCTATTACGACAAGGTTTCGAAGGAAGTTACCGACAAAAACCTGACGGGCAAGGCATTGGTTGAATGGAAATTCCAGCGCTACCTGCGCGATTATTTCTCGACCGCCAATTCACTCGACCGCAACATCGGCAAACTGCTCGATTACCTTGATAAAAGTGGTTTATCCAAAAATACAGTGGTGATTTATGCTTCCGACCAGGGTTTCTACCTGGGCGAGCATGGCTGGTTCGATAAGCGATTTATTTACGAAGAATCATTGAAAACTCCGTTCGTGATCCGCTATCCGGGGGTAATCAAACCGGGGACAAAAGTGGACAACCTGGTGGCCAATATCGACTGGGCACCCACCGTGCTGAACATCGCAGGCGTGTCCACGCCGACTGACATGCAGGGGAAATCGTTTTTTCCGCTACTCAAAGCCAACAACCTCGCGCAGGTGCCTTGGCGTAAAGAAGCTTACTACCATTACTACGAGTTTCCGGAGCCACACCACGTTTACCCGCATTTCGGATTGCGCACAAGCCGCTACAAACTGGCTTATTTCTACGGCGGCGTGGATTCCTGGGAGCTCTACGATTTGCAGAAGGACCCTAAAGAAGTTTCCAATATTTACGGAACAAAAGGGACCGAGAAGCTCACAGCCGACTTGAAAGGCAAGCTGAAAGCATTGATGAACGAATACAAAGACGACGAGGCCCTTAGAATTCTTGCGGCAGCGAAACCCTGA
- a CDS encoding LolA family protein, producing MRNLKRSACLLAVMAMFLLNPFVSNAQGDKKSAAILDAMSSKYQKIKSFKALFTYISKGEKPLKGEATVKGTKFRLKMAGQEIFNDGKLMATYIKETNEVNLQDFDPAAGGDLDPTKIYTAYKKGFKSAFVKEKQEAGKALEVVELTSTNKNSQVNKVQIEVNKADKSISSWKIFQKNGQEVTYKVDQFVPDVNVADNFFAFNAKQYPGVEVVDLR from the coding sequence ATGAGAAATTTGAAGAGAAGTGCTTGTTTGCTTGCGGTAATGGCTATGTTCCTGTTGAACCCGTTCGTTTCCAACGCGCAGGGCGATAAAAAATCAGCAGCCATTCTCGATGCCATGAGCAGCAAGTACCAGAAGATCAAATCCTTTAAGGCACTTTTTACCTATATTTCAAAAGGAGAGAAGCCGCTGAAAGGAGAAGCGACCGTGAAGGGGACGAAGTTCAGGCTGAAAATGGCAGGTCAGGAGATCTTTAACGACGGTAAACTGATGGCGACATATATCAAAGAAACCAACGAAGTGAATTTGCAGGACTTTGACCCCGCTGCCGGCGGCGACCTCGATCCAACCAAGATTTACACCGCATACAAAAAGGGCTTCAAATCCGCATTTGTAAAGGAAAAACAGGAAGCCGGAAAAGCGCTGGAAGTGGTGGAGCTCACGTCGACCAATAAAAACAGCCAGGTGAACAAGGTGCAGATCGAAGTGAATAAAGCCGACAAGTCGATCAGCAGCTGGAAGATTTTCCAGAAGAATGGCCAGGAAGTGACCTACAAAGTCGACCAGTTCGTGCCCGACGTGAATGTGGCTGACAATTTCTTCGCTTTCAACGCAAAGCAATATCCGGGTGTCGAAGTAGTGGACCTGCGATAG
- a CDS encoding DNA topoisomerase IB, with product MSVAAALEMPTDEPVITARQFKKLRKNPALAAEAAGLHYIQSADAPGYTRKGKAPRFYYTDAAGQRCKDPETIKRIRSLVLPPAWTDVWISADADTHLQATGIDAAGRKQYRYHPYWNLVRNQAKYYKLLMFSEALPVLREQVEHDLRKRDFDLSKVIALVIKLMDKTCIRVGNQRYKVRHGSSGITTLDARCATVTGSRIRFMFKGKKGIQQDITLRDKQLARLVKQCKEMPGKRLFQYINENGGKCALNAQQVNDYIRRHTGASFSAKDFRTWMGTVTAFEYLSHQEKAASQRQLTRTLNSCLDAVAAHLGNTRAVCKKYYVHPAVFRAYENNRIQRFLNKQVEEAAHFSETEQYVRALLARPS from the coding sequence ATGTCAGTAGCCGCAGCCCTGGAAATGCCAACCGACGAGCCTGTGATCACGGCCCGGCAGTTTAAAAAGCTCAGAAAAAATCCCGCATTGGCCGCCGAAGCCGCGGGACTACATTATATACAGTCGGCCGACGCCCCCGGCTATACCCGGAAAGGCAAAGCGCCGCGCTTCTACTACACCGATGCCGCCGGTCAGCGCTGCAAGGACCCGGAGACGATCAAGCGCATCCGGTCGCTCGTGCTGCCGCCTGCCTGGACGGACGTGTGGATCAGCGCAGATGCGGACACGCATTTGCAGGCCACGGGCATCGACGCCGCCGGCCGCAAGCAGTACCGCTACCATCCCTACTGGAACCTGGTGCGGAACCAGGCGAAATATTACAAACTGCTCATGTTCTCCGAGGCATTGCCCGTGCTGCGCGAGCAGGTGGAGCACGATTTGCGCAAGCGCGATTTCGACCTGTCCAAGGTGATTGCGCTGGTGATCAAGCTAATGGACAAAACCTGCATTCGCGTGGGTAACCAGCGCTACAAGGTGCGCCACGGCTCATCGGGCATTACCACCCTCGACGCCCGTTGCGCAACCGTCACGGGCAGCCGCATCCGCTTTATGTTCAAAGGAAAGAAAGGTATCCAACAGGACATTACCCTCCGCGACAAGCAGCTTGCCCGACTGGTGAAACAATGCAAGGAAATGCCCGGAAAGCGGTTGTTTCAATACATTAATGAAAACGGCGGCAAATGCGCGCTGAATGCACAACAGGTGAACGACTACATCCGCCGCCACACGGGAGCAAGTTTCTCCGCCAAGGATTTCCGGACCTGGATGGGCACCGTCACTGCGTTTGAATACCTGAGCCACCAGGAAAAAGCCGCGTCACAGCGCCAGCTTACCCGCACGCTGAACTCCTGCCTCGACGCCGTAGCTGCCCATCTGGGCAATACCCGGGCTGTTTGCAAAAAATATTACGTGCATCCTGCTGTTTTCAGGGCTTATGAGAACAACCGCATTCAACGGTTTTTGAACAAACAAGTGGAAGAAGCCGCCCATTTCTCCGAAACCGAGCAATATGTGCGGGCATTGCTGGCACGGCCGTCCTGA
- a CDS encoding biliverdin-producing heme oxygenase: MSEATAFNTEQDLFFKRLRQETAESHQNLENNRLSKAILTPSVSIADYQAYLAALFGVTVACEDQIFPSISHIITDLRDRYKSRLIIDDLLATGFSEAEIDALPVYRFEFSSVAEALGIMYVLEGSTLGGKILYRHIHEVLGLTPENGASYFWGYGAQTGNLWKSFISSLTQFVDEHDERDAVIASAKKTFTIIDNWLGQSGPAGRN; the protein is encoded by the coding sequence ATGAGTGAAGCGACAGCTTTCAACACGGAGCAAGACTTATTTTTCAAACGATTAAGACAAGAGACAGCGGAAAGTCACCAGAATCTGGAAAATAACCGTCTTTCCAAAGCAATACTCACTCCCTCGGTTTCCATCGCGGACTATCAGGCCTATCTGGCTGCTCTTTTTGGAGTAACGGTTGCCTGCGAGGATCAGATATTTCCATCTATTTCCCATATTATCACCGATTTACGGGATCGATATAAATCGCGACTGATCATTGACGACCTGTTGGCCACGGGTTTTTCGGAGGCCGAAATTGATGCGTTGCCAGTTTATCGTTTCGAATTTTCGTCCGTCGCCGAAGCGCTGGGCATTATGTATGTACTGGAAGGTTCCACGCTAGGCGGAAAGATTTTATACCGGCATATCCACGAAGTGCTCGGCCTCACGCCCGAAAACGGCGCTTCGTACTTTTGGGGATATGGTGCGCAAACCGGGAACTTGTGGAAAAGTTTCATCTCCTCCCTTACCCAGTTTGTCGACGAACATGACGAACGCGATGCGGTGATCGCCAGCGCAAAAAAAACTTTTACCATCATTGACAATTGGCTTGGCCAGAGCGGCCCGGCGGGTCGTAACTGA
- a CDS encoding ferritin-like domain-containing protein has product METNENLIEVLNDLIRINNDRVDGYEKALSEVEDIDLDLRGIFQKMANESRENINELSAEVRNMGGEVATGTTTSGKIYRVWMDIKATFTGHDRTSVLESCEYGEDAAQEAYDDALATDADLPVDIRQLIANQKAGLLESHNLIKKYRDLHQAVN; this is encoded by the coding sequence ATGGAAACCAATGAAAATTTGATTGAAGTATTAAATGATCTGATCCGAATCAATAACGACCGCGTGGACGGCTACGAAAAAGCGCTCAGCGAGGTTGAAGACATAGATCTGGACCTGAGAGGGATCTTCCAGAAAATGGCCAACGAAAGCCGTGAAAATATCAATGAATTGAGCGCCGAAGTCCGCAACATGGGCGGCGAGGTGGCAACAGGTACCACTACTTCTGGTAAAATTTACCGCGTGTGGATGGATATCAAAGCTACATTCACAGGCCACGACCGCACATCGGTGCTCGAAAGCTGTGAATATGGCGAGGACGCAGCGCAAGAAGCCTACGACGACGCCTTGGCTACCGACGCCGATCTACCGGTGGACATCCGCCAGCTGATCGCCAACCAGAAAGCCGGGTTGCTCGAATCACATAATCTGATCAAGAAATACCGCGACTTGCACCAGGCAGTCAACTAA
- a CDS encoding FtsK/SpoIIIE family DNA translocase, which yields MSVNKPRGNTQRQKPEEAAAPRLRVSLDWEHIFTSPKNTLAWGTFFIILGLILETSFFSYIATGLSDQSVLDGLGNQSIRDAGRQTRNFLGVLGAVVSHIFVYRWFGIGALLLPLVPFVAGWKMAFGREILPLSKTTKEAIFFTLWVSVLMGYIVLMSNNENTLSFLSGGFGYLVNVSLFDWLKWGSVIPILFALFVFAVFFYDVRDKYESWQAKHAKPEPAAANAGEESAPQAAPEEPAVPESPFVSVVNDTYDDEVLTPEEQPDDDLETEQEAPLVAPHPAAVLPVTIQTPVAPAVAMELPVMPMEVSAVPSEPLLELEVEDTTHANEPAEEEFEDEDVNASILREFGQYDPMLDLPQYHFPTIDLLNEVIENQHEKVSQEELESNKTKIVDTLGSYGINISKIKATIGPTVTLYEIIPEAGVRISKIKNLEGDIALSLAALGIRIIAPMPGRGTIGIEVPNKNRETVFARSVLANERFQKSNYDLPIVLGKTISNDIHIADLAKMPHLLMAGATGQGKSVGLNVILASLIYKKHPAELKFVLVDPKKVELTLFNKLERHFLAKLPNAEEAIITDTKKVIFTLNSLCIEMDSRYDLLKEAAVRNLKEYNAKFAARRLNPEKGHRFLPYIVLVIDELADLMMTAGKEVETPIARLAQLARAVGIHLVVATQRPSVKVITGLIKANFPARLSFRVTSSIDSRTILDMGGAEQLVGQGDMLLAINSEVIRLQCPFIDTREIEDICEYIGGQRGYDEAYALPEYEGDDAAEGKAELNPDDFDSLLPDAARLIVTHQQGSTSLIQRKMKLGYNRAGRIMDQLEVLGVVGPFTGSKARDVMFHDLNMLEEHLRVMGVS from the coding sequence CCGGTCTGTCCGACCAGAGCGTGCTCGATGGCCTGGGGAATCAGTCGATCCGTGACGCCGGGCGGCAAACCCGCAACTTCCTGGGCGTGCTCGGTGCGGTGGTTTCGCACATTTTCGTCTACCGCTGGTTCGGAATCGGCGCATTGCTATTGCCGCTCGTGCCATTTGTGGCGGGCTGGAAAATGGCATTCGGCCGGGAAATATTGCCGCTGAGCAAAACGACCAAGGAAGCGATCTTTTTCACATTATGGGTAAGCGTGCTGATGGGCTATATTGTGCTCATGAGCAATAACGAGAATACGCTGAGCTTCCTGTCCGGGGGCTTCGGCTACCTCGTGAACGTTTCGTTGTTCGACTGGCTCAAATGGGGAAGCGTGATCCCGATTCTGTTTGCATTGTTTGTGTTTGCCGTGTTCTTCTACGATGTACGCGACAAATATGAGTCGTGGCAGGCCAAACACGCCAAACCCGAGCCGGCAGCGGCCAATGCAGGAGAAGAGTCTGCGCCGCAAGCTGCACCGGAGGAGCCGGCAGTGCCGGAAAGCCCGTTTGTATCGGTAGTGAATGATACGTACGACGACGAGGTACTGACACCGGAGGAACAGCCGGACGACGACCTGGAAACTGAGCAAGAAGCGCCGCTCGTGGCGCCGCATCCGGCGGCGGTATTGCCCGTAACCATCCAGACGCCGGTGGCGCCGGCCGTGGCGATGGAACTGCCCGTGATGCCGATGGAAGTTTCGGCGGTGCCTTCGGAACCGCTGCTGGAGCTGGAAGTGGAGGATACCACCCATGCGAATGAGCCGGCCGAAGAAGAATTTGAGGATGAGGATGTGAATGCGTCCATTCTGCGCGAGTTCGGGCAATATGATCCGATGCTTGACCTGCCGCAATACCATTTCCCGACAATCGACCTGCTGAACGAGGTGATCGAAAACCAGCATGAAAAAGTAAGTCAGGAGGAGCTGGAAAGTAATAAAACCAAGATTGTCGACACGCTTGGCAGTTATGGTATTAACATTTCGAAAATCAAAGCGACGATCGGTCCGACGGTAACGCTTTATGAAATCATCCCGGAAGCGGGCGTACGGATTTCGAAGATCAAAAACCTCGAAGGCGACATTGCACTGAGCCTTGCGGCGCTCGGAATCCGGATTATCGCACCGATGCCCGGCCGCGGAACGATCGGTATCGAGGTGCCAAACAAGAACCGGGAGACGGTTTTTGCACGGTCGGTGCTGGCCAATGAGCGCTTTCAGAAATCGAACTACGATTTGCCGATCGTTTTGGGTAAAACCATTTCAAACGACATTCACATTGCCGATCTGGCCAAAATGCCCCACTTGCTCATGGCGGGTGCGACCGGGCAAGGAAAGTCGGTGGGTTTGAACGTGATCCTGGCCTCATTGATCTACAAAAAACACCCGGCAGAGCTGAAATTCGTGCTCGTTGACCCGAAAAAGGTGGAACTGACGCTCTTCAACAAGCTGGAAAGACACTTCCTGGCCAAGCTCCCGAATGCGGAAGAGGCGATCATTACCGATACCAAAAAGGTGATTTTTACATTGAATTCCCTTTGTATTGAAATGGATTCGCGCTATGACCTCCTGAAAGAGGCGGCGGTGCGGAACCTGAAAGAATACAATGCGAAATTTGCCGCACGGCGGTTGAACCCCGAGAAAGGACACCGCTTCCTGCCTTATATCGTGCTCGTGATCGACGAGTTGGCCGACTTGATGATGACGGCCGGCAAGGAAGTAGAAACACCGATCGCCCGCCTTGCGCAGCTTGCGCGTGCGGTAGGTATTCACCTCGTGGTAGCGACGCAGCGGCCATCGGTGAAAGTTATCACAGGTTTGATCAAAGCCAACTTCCCGGCGCGCTTGTCGTTCCGGGTAACATCCAGCATCGACTCCCGTACGATCCTCGACATGGGCGGTGCCGAACAGCTGGTGGGGCAGGGAGATATGCTCCTGGCGATCAACTCCGAAGTGATCCGCCTGCAATGTCCGTTCATCGACACCCGCGAAATCGAGGACATTTGCGAGTACATCGGCGGCCAGCGCGGTTACGACGAAGCCTACGCATTGCCGGAATATGAAGGCGACGACGCCGCGGAAGGTAAAGCGGAGCTCAATCCCGATGATTTCGACAGCCTGCTGCCGGATGCCGCCCGCCTGATCGTGACACATCAGCAAGGCAGCACTTCCCTCATTCAGCGGAAAATGAAATTGGGCTACAACCGCGCAGGGCGCATTATGGACCAGCTGGAAGTTTTGGGTGTGGTAGGTCCGTTCACAGGCAGCAAGGCGCGCGACGTCATGTTCCACGATCTTAACATGCTCGAAGAACACCTTCGGGTAATGGGCGTAAGCTAG